One stretch of Brevibacillus laterosporus DNA includes these proteins:
- a CDS encoding DoxX family membrane protein, giving the protein MVTWLRQSQSASVVLLLVRLYLGYTWLVSGWGKLSGGGFATEGFLKGAIAKAGGDHPAVQGWWAAFLENIALPGASFFNFLIPWAEVLVGLALLLGLLTTFSGLMGIIMNYAFLFSGTVSVNPYLVLLTTFILVAGRNAGYFGLDRFVLPYWDRKWGNKRVRLH; this is encoded by the coding sequence ATGGTAACTTGGCTACGACAATCTCAGAGTGCTTCCGTTGTTTTGTTGTTAGTTCGTCTTTATTTAGGCTATACGTGGCTTGTTTCTGGTTGGGGTAAGCTAAGTGGTGGGGGATTTGCAACAGAAGGCTTCTTAAAAGGTGCAATTGCAAAAGCTGGTGGTGACCACCCTGCTGTACAAGGCTGGTGGGCTGCCTTTCTTGAAAATATAGCGTTACCCGGTGCTTCCTTTTTCAACTTCTTAATCCCTTGGGCAGAAGTGTTGGTAGGGCTTGCTCTACTATTAGGACTATTAACTACATTCTCTGGACTCATGGGAATTATCATGAATTATGCATTTTTATTTAGTGGTACGGTAAGTGTTAATCCTTATTTGGTTTTATTAACCACCTTTATCTTAGTAGCAGGCCGTAATGCTGGCTACTTTGGCTTAGATCGGTTTGTCTTGCCTTATTGGGATAGAAAATGGGGAAACAAACGAGTGAGGCTTCACTAA
- the nagB gene encoding glucosamine-6-phosphate deaminase, whose translation MRVIVSENYQELSKKAAEIMAEQLKQKPTSVLGLATGSTPIGMYKELISMYQAGNIDFSKISTFNLDEYVGLTADHDQSYSYFMWDNLFSHVDIKKEQTNIPSGMFSDAKVECTRYEKAMKEAGGIDIQILGIGHNGHIGFNEPDQAFTLSTHVVELAPETIEANARFFNNKSEVPKQAVTMGIGGIMKARHVLLIVNDKSKAEAVRHLFTGTVDPQVPVSILQLHPNLTLLVDRATADLLPLQTESRKAVLQG comes from the coding sequence ATGAGAGTAATCGTATCTGAAAATTATCAGGAACTAAGTAAAAAAGCTGCTGAAATAATGGCGGAGCAGCTAAAACAAAAGCCGACATCCGTACTTGGCTTGGCTACAGGAAGCACGCCGATAGGCATGTATAAAGAGTTAATCAGTATGTACCAAGCAGGAAACATTGATTTTAGCAAAATCTCAACGTTTAACCTGGATGAATACGTAGGACTGACAGCTGATCATGATCAAAGCTATAGTTACTTTATGTGGGATAACTTGTTCTCTCATGTAGATATTAAAAAAGAGCAAACGAATATCCCATCAGGTATGTTTTCTGATGCAAAGGTAGAATGTACCCGTTACGAGAAGGCAATGAAAGAAGCAGGTGGCATAGATATCCAAATTTTGGGTATTGGTCATAATGGACACATTGGTTTTAATGAACCAGATCAAGCGTTCACGCTATCTACTCATGTGGTGGAACTAGCACCTGAAACCATCGAAGCAAATGCTCGCTTCTTTAACAATAAATCCGAGGTACCTAAACAAGCGGTGACTATGGGTATTGGTGGCATCATGAAAGCTCGCCATGTCCTGTTGATCGTAAACGACAAGAGTAAAGCTGAAGCTGTACGTCATTTGTTCACAGGCACGGTAGATCCCCAAGTACCTGTATCAATCTTACAGCTACATCCCAATTTGACCTTATTGGTCGATCGCGCAACGGCTGACTTATTGCCATTGCAAACTGAATCAAGAAAAGCCGTTCTTCAAGGCTAA
- the yfcC gene encoding putative basic amino acid antiporter YfcC, whose protein sequence is MNALFSKMKRGNKHPRELNVFVLLLGILLLATALTYVVPAGEYGRVEVDGRNVVNPTSFHFLPSEPVHPFDMLISIHKGMVETADIIFFVLIVGGTYGIITYSGAMEALVLAMARRLGNQEKWLIPIMMLFFGVCGSLMAMAEETLPYLALLIPLALALGFDVITGAAIVLVGAQIGFSTALINPFTIGVAQKIAELPLFSGMSFRIGLFAVLYVVSVTFVYRYAMKVKKDPSKGFFVENGFGKELSHSSAPAFDLQAVTTQNVMDNKNKVFLIQHKLVLLSFMLTLGTIAFGVMKHGWFISEIATIFLCLALVSGLICRMSGSKFVTCFIRGAADLLEGALIIGMARAILLILTEGQVMDTILFYSAQAIQHIPSSLTAMGMFILQCFLNVIVPSGSGQAALTMPIMTPLADLVGVTRQTAVLAFQLGDGFTNIVTPTSGYFMAGLALAKIPWVRWFKWIMPLIGLQICIGGIAIIIAQVIGYGPY, encoded by the coding sequence ATGAATGCACTATTTTCCAAGATGAAAAGAGGAAACAAACATCCAAGAGAACTGAACGTCTTCGTCTTGTTGCTAGGCATTCTACTTTTGGCAACCGCTCTTACTTATGTAGTACCTGCGGGAGAATATGGTCGAGTTGAGGTGGATGGGCGTAATGTTGTCAATCCAACTAGCTTTCATTTTCTCCCATCTGAGCCTGTTCATCCATTTGATATGCTGATTAGCATTCATAAAGGAATGGTGGAGACAGCCGACATTATTTTCTTTGTCCTCATAGTAGGGGGAACATACGGAATCATTACATATTCCGGAGCAATGGAAGCTTTGGTGCTGGCCATGGCACGTAGGCTGGGGAATCAAGAGAAGTGGCTGATTCCAATAATGATGTTATTTTTTGGTGTCTGCGGTTCTTTGATGGCAATGGCTGAGGAGACATTGCCATATCTAGCGTTACTTATTCCTCTAGCTTTAGCATTAGGTTTTGATGTGATTACAGGTGCAGCAATTGTACTCGTAGGAGCCCAAATTGGTTTTAGTACTGCTCTTATTAATCCTTTTACTATTGGTGTAGCTCAGAAGATAGCAGAACTTCCTCTGTTTTCTGGTATGAGCTTTCGAATTGGGCTGTTTGCGGTTCTATATGTAGTTAGTGTTACCTTTGTGTATCGCTATGCGATGAAAGTTAAGAAAGACCCATCTAAGGGGTTTTTTGTAGAAAATGGCTTCGGCAAGGAACTATCTCATAGTAGTGCCCCCGCATTCGATTTGCAAGCTGTTACGACACAAAACGTAATGGATAACAAAAACAAAGTATTTCTAATCCAGCACAAGCTTGTTCTCCTTAGCTTCATGCTTACGTTAGGTACGATTGCCTTTGGTGTTATGAAGCATGGGTGGTTTATTTCTGAGATTGCCACCATCTTTTTATGTCTGGCGCTGGTATCCGGTTTGATTTGTCGTATGAGTGGGAGCAAGTTTGTTACTTGCTTTATCAGAGGTGCGGCTGATTTATTAGAGGGAGCTTTAATCATTGGGATGGCTCGGGCTATATTGCTGATTCTGACAGAAGGACAAGTAATGGATACGATTTTGTTCTATTCAGCTCAAGCGATTCAGCATATACCGTCCTCTTTAACTGCTATGGGCATGTTTATCCTTCAATGTTTCTTAAATGTCATTGTTCCGTCTGGTAGTGGGCAAGCTGCACTAACAATGCCGATCATGACACCATTAGCTGACTTGGTGGGCGTTACTCGTCAAACAGCAGTATTAGCGTTTCAGTTGGGAGACGGTTTTACTAATATTGTGACTCCTACTTCTGGCTATTTCATGGCTGGGCTAGCCTTGGCAAAAATTCCGTGGGTTCGCTGGTTTAAGTGGATCATGCCTCTAATTGGATTGCAAATATGTATTGGGGGTATTGCTATCATCATTGCACAGGTGATTGGATACGGACCTTACTAA
- a CDS encoding copper homeostasis protein CutC produces MILEVIATTLDDAKRAEAGGADRLELITGIVEGGLTPSYGLIKNVVNQVKIPVHVMVRPHSQSFVYTSDDIKVMQQDIQIIRELGATGVVLGTLTRDNQIDFRALETLLEETGDMHVTFHRAFDEVENQLEALEQLLGYKQIDHILTSGGQSSALHAVDQIKTLVERTTSTHLTILAGAGLTIDTVPTFAKETGVREVHFGTGVRENGQALKPVDTEFVTLLKSRL; encoded by the coding sequence ATGATACTCGAAGTAATTGCAACAACATTAGATGATGCGAAACGAGCAGAAGCAGGTGGAGCAGATCGATTGGAATTAATTACAGGTATTGTGGAAGGAGGGCTTACTCCTAGCTATGGTCTTATAAAAAATGTGGTCAATCAGGTGAAAATCCCTGTACATGTGATGGTGCGTCCTCATAGCCAATCCTTTGTATATACGTCAGATGATATAAAAGTGATGCAACAAGATATACAAATCATCCGCGAATTAGGTGCGACAGGTGTGGTTCTTGGGACTTTAACACGAGATAATCAAATTGATTTCCGGGCATTAGAGACTTTATTAGAAGAAACTGGTGACATGCATGTTACATTCCATCGAGCTTTTGATGAGGTAGAAAACCAACTAGAAGCGCTTGAACAATTACTTGGTTATAAACAGATTGATCACATCTTAACATCTGGTGGCCAGTCAAGTGCGCTACATGCGGTGGATCAGATTAAAACATTGGTAGAGCGAACTACTTCTACACACCTAACCATTTTGGCAGGGGCTGGTTTAACGATAGATACCGTGCCTACTTTTGCGAAAGAAACGGGTGTGAGGGAAGTCCATTTTGGTACTGGTGTGAGGGAGAATGGACAAGCATTGAAACCAGTGGATACAGAATTTGTTACTTTATTGAAAAGCAGATTATAA
- the rbsB gene encoding ribose ABC transporter substrate-binding protein RbsB: protein MKKYVKVALASTMLLSVLAGCSTQSSLEDSKTPASDAKKEGVTIGLSISTLNNPFFVTLKEGAEKAAKEAGVNLIVVDSQDDTAKQISGVEDLIQKKVDVILVNPTDSAAISTAVESANAANIPVVTVDRAAEGGKVTSHIASDNVKGGEMAGQFIMDSLGGKGNLIELEGIPGSSAARDRGKGFHNAVDNKDGLKVTATQPADFNRAKGMSVMENILQGNKDIQAVFAHNDEMALGALQALEAAGLKEVKVVGFDATEDAVAAVKDGKLTATVAQKPAEIGKKAVETAIKVAKGEKVDEFIPVDLELIKK from the coding sequence ATGAAGAAGTACGTGAAAGTAGCTTTGGCATCCACAATGCTTTTATCTGTACTAGCAGGCTGTTCGACTCAATCCAGCTTAGAGGATAGCAAGACGCCAGCATCTGATGCGAAGAAAGAAGGAGTCACCATTGGACTCTCTATCTCTACATTAAATAACCCATTCTTTGTCACGCTAAAAGAAGGAGCAGAAAAGGCAGCCAAAGAGGCTGGGGTTAATCTGATCGTCGTGGATTCCCAAGATGATACGGCTAAACAAATTAGCGGGGTTGAGGATCTCATTCAGAAAAAAGTAGATGTCATTTTGGTTAACCCAACCGATAGTGCAGCCATTTCCACAGCGGTTGAATCAGCAAACGCAGCAAACATCCCAGTCGTTACTGTCGACCGTGCTGCAGAAGGTGGTAAAGTAACGTCACACATTGCTTCCGACAACGTAAAAGGCGGAGAAATGGCTGGCCAGTTCATCATGGATTCTCTTGGTGGTAAAGGAAACCTGATTGAGTTGGAAGGTATTCCGGGCTCCTCTGCAGCACGTGATCGAGGCAAAGGGTTCCACAATGCGGTAGACAATAAAGATGGTCTAAAAGTAACAGCTACTCAGCCAGCAGATTTCAATCGTGCAAAAGGCATGAGTGTTATGGAAAATATTTTGCAAGGCAACAAGGACATCCAAGCTGTTTTTGCCCACAATGATGAAATGGCTTTGGGAGCCCTACAAGCTTTAGAAGCAGCTGGTTTGAAAGAAGTGAAAGTCGTAGGATTTGATGCTACCGAGGATGCAGTGGCAGCTGTTAAAGATGGAAAATTGACAGCAACTGTTGCTCAAAAACCAGCAGAAATCGGTAAAAAAGCTGTAGAGACTGCTATTAAGGTAGCCAAGGGTGAAAAGGTAGATGAATTTATTCCGGTTGATCTGGAATTAATCAAAAAATAG
- a CDS encoding PTS sugar transporter — protein MLAFLQKIGKALMLPVAVLPAAAIMLRLGDINYVTDFHLGGFGEFLNQYIKPLLAAGGDAIFHKENLPLIFAVGVGIGLAGDAVAALAAVIAYLVLKKVLAVVPIIFLYIPDDMKLDMGVLGGITAGLVAAYFYKKYHNIKLPDWLGFFSGKRFVPIVTSLSMVILGLVLGMIWGPVQEALSTFGNWIVSLGAVGSGLFGFFNRLLIPTGLHHIINTIAWFEIGTFTNAAGDVVKGDLHRFFAGDKSAGLFMTGFFPIMMFAVPAIALAIVHTAKPENRKTIASIFLSTAITAFLTGITEPVEFAFMFAAPVLYFIHAILTGIAGVITILLGMRLGFGFSAGFIDYALNYKWSQNPLLLIPIGLAFGIVYYFLFRFVIVKFNLKTPGREEESFLSAETEVAAGSEGAVGTISSMREKAEKVLENIGGKENIKSLDACITRLRLVLVDDQKVNETALKQLGAVGMMRLGQGSVQIVFGTQSEALKDEIEKL, from the coding sequence ATGCTTGCTTTTTTACAAAAGATTGGGAAAGCTTTAATGCTTCCGGTAGCTGTATTGCCGGCTGCAGCTATCATGCTTCGCTTAGGGGATATCAACTATGTGACTGATTTTCATCTAGGTGGGTTTGGAGAATTTTTAAATCAGTACATTAAGCCGCTTCTCGCGGCTGGTGGGGATGCTATTTTTCATAAGGAGAACCTCCCGTTGATTTTCGCTGTTGGTGTGGGAATAGGCTTGGCCGGTGACGCGGTAGCAGCATTAGCTGCAGTTATTGCTTATTTGGTATTAAAAAAGGTATTAGCTGTTGTTCCTATCATATTTTTGTACATCCCAGATGACATGAAGCTAGATATGGGCGTGCTTGGGGGGATAACAGCAGGCTTAGTCGCTGCTTATTTTTACAAGAAGTATCATAATATTAAGCTACCAGATTGGTTAGGGTTCTTTAGTGGGAAACGTTTTGTACCAATTGTTACTTCTCTTTCTATGGTGATTTTAGGTTTAGTGCTTGGAATGATTTGGGGTCCTGTACAAGAAGCACTTAGCACGTTTGGCAACTGGATTGTTAGTCTAGGAGCTGTGGGCTCTGGTCTGTTTGGTTTCTTTAACCGTCTGTTGATTCCAACTGGCTTGCATCATATTATAAATACGATTGCTTGGTTTGAAATTGGTACTTTTACCAATGCGGCAGGCGATGTGGTAAAAGGTGATTTGCATCGTTTCTTTGCAGGTGATAAATCGGCGGGGCTATTCATGACCGGATTCTTCCCTATTATGATGTTTGCTGTACCTGCAATCGCGCTTGCTATCGTGCATACGGCTAAACCTGAGAATCGTAAGACTATTGCCTCTATCTTTTTGAGTACGGCTATTACAGCCTTTTTGACAGGGATAACAGAACCAGTAGAATTTGCCTTTATGTTTGCTGCTCCCGTGTTATATTTCATCCATGCGATTTTAACGGGGATTGCCGGAGTTATAACCATTTTGTTAGGCATGCGATTGGGTTTTGGTTTCTCAGCTGGTTTTATTGATTATGCACTAAACTATAAATGGTCACAGAATCCCTTATTGTTAATTCCAATTGGTTTAGCGTTTGGGATAGTATATTACTTCTTATTCCGCTTTGTTATTGTAAAATTTAATTTGAAAACACCGGGTCGTGAAGAGGAATCCTTCCTTTCAGCTGAAACAGAGGTGGCGGCTGGTAGTGAAGGAGCCGTAGGAACAATCTCTTCGATGCGAGAAAAAGCAGAGAAGGTTTTGGAAAACATTGGTGGTAAAGAAAATATCAAGAGCCTAGATGCTTGCATTACCCGATTGCGTCTGGTACTGGTAGATGATCAGAAGGTCAACGAAACGGCTTTAAAACAATTAGGTGCAGTAGGTATGATGCGTCTGGGGCAAGGCAGTGTGCAAATTGTGTTTGGTACTCAATCCGAAGCGTTAAAGGATGAGATTGAGAAGCTGTAA
- a CDS encoding PRD domain-containing protein, producing the protein MYKSQDYNISRILSNNVVLVSDPTVNTEVILLGKGLGFGQKAGYTIAKNDERIEKRFRMENELHLNQFQSLLTQIDQLVIDIAEEIISWVCDEMTPDINELIHVALPDHIQFAVHRLSSGMEIVNPFLFEIQALYPQEFVLAERAAALIEDAFTISVPESEIGFLALHIHSAVSYIPVAQTVKHTNLILEMIQMVEESLTLKVTKESLHYTRMITHFRFVLERLKEGKTIENPLLDRVKTMLPEAYELASQLGELISLKLEVKVPDDEVGYMAMHLFRLFQLVKDKKE; encoded by the coding sequence GTGTACAAAAGCCAAGATTATAACATAAGTCGAATTTTAAGTAATAACGTCGTCTTGGTAAGCGATCCAACTGTGAATACAGAAGTGATCTTGCTTGGCAAAGGTCTTGGGTTTGGGCAAAAAGCAGGCTATACGATTGCGAAGAATGATGAACGTATTGAGAAGCGCTTTCGAATGGAAAATGAGCTTCATTTAAATCAGTTTCAATCCCTTTTGACTCAAATTGACCAGTTGGTTATTGATATTGCTGAAGAGATCATTTCATGGGTTTGCGATGAAATGACGCCTGATATTAATGAATTGATTCATGTTGCTTTACCTGACCATATCCAGTTTGCTGTGCATCGCTTGTCAAGTGGTATGGAAATTGTAAACCCTTTCCTGTTCGAGATTCAGGCGTTGTATCCGCAAGAGTTCGTCCTCGCTGAACGAGCGGCAGCCCTAATCGAAGATGCATTCACTATTTCTGTTCCAGAAAGTGAAATTGGATTCTTGGCGTTGCATATTCACTCGGCTGTTAGCTACATCCCAGTAGCGCAGACAGTGAAGCATACCAACCTCATCCTTGAGATGATCCAAATGGTGGAAGAGAGTTTAACCTTGAAGGTAACAAAGGAAAGCTTACACTATACTCGAATGATTACGCATTTCCGCTTCGTTCTGGAACGATTGAAGGAAGGCAAAACAATAGAAAATCCCTTGTTGGATCGCGTAAAAACGATGCTTCCAGAGGCGTATGAACTGGCCTCACAATTAGGAGAGCTTATCTCACTAAAGTTAGAGGTTAAAGTGCCAGATGACGAGGTCGGATACATGGCTATGCATTTGTTCCGTTTGTTTCAATTAGTAAAAGACAAAAAAGAATGA
- a CDS encoding PTS sugar transporter produces the protein MLAFLQKIGKALMLPVATLPAAALLLRFGAIDYVKDFNMGTTGEFLNNYIAPFLAAGGSAIFDNLPLIFAVGVAIGLAGDAVAALAAVIAQLVLLNVLKAVPGAFSFIDDAMKLDMGVLGGIMSGALAAFFYNKYHNIKLPDWLGFFSGKRFVPIVTSSSMVILGLLCGLIWGPVQEALNSFGNTIVSMGAVGTGIFGIANRVLIPFGLHHVINAIAWFEIGTFTNVAGEIVKGDLNRFFAGDPSAGLFMTGFFPIMMFAMPAIALAIVHTAKPENRKTVASIFLSTAIAAFLTGITEPVEFAFMFAAPLLYGIHAVLTGVIGFIIVELGVRLGFGFSAGLIDYLVNFKWSQKPLLLWPIGLATFVIYYFLFRIMITKLNLKTPGREDDFVAATDGGTAKGNDAMKEKAEKVLANIGGKENIKNIDACITRLRLVVNDDQKINDAALKQLGAAGVMRLGQGSVQVVFGTQSEILKDEIKKL, from the coding sequence ATGTTGGCTTTTCTTCAAAAGATTGGTAAAGCTTTGATGCTTCCAGTCGCAACGTTGCCAGCTGCAGCCCTATTGCTACGTTTTGGAGCAATTGACTATGTTAAAGATTTTAACATGGGCACAACAGGCGAATTCTTAAATAATTACATTGCTCCATTCCTAGCAGCAGGTGGTTCTGCCATTTTTGATAACTTACCTTTAATCTTTGCTGTCGGGGTAGCCATTGGTTTGGCAGGAGACGCAGTTGCAGCTCTAGCAGCTGTAATCGCACAATTGGTTTTACTTAATGTGTTGAAAGCGGTTCCAGGTGCATTCTCTTTCATTGATGATGCAATGAAATTGGATATGGGTGTACTTGGTGGTATCATGTCTGGTGCATTGGCAGCTTTCTTCTACAACAAATACCACAATATCAAGCTTCCAGATTGGTTAGGATTCTTTAGTGGTAAACGTTTTGTTCCAATCGTTACATCCTCTTCCATGGTAATTCTAGGTCTATTATGTGGTCTAATATGGGGTCCTGTACAAGAGGCGCTTAATTCATTTGGTAATACGATTGTAAGCATGGGGGCTGTAGGTACTGGTATCTTTGGTATCGCTAACCGTGTACTCATTCCATTCGGTTTGCACCATGTAATTAACGCGATAGCTTGGTTTGAAATTGGAACCTTTACAAATGTAGCTGGTGAGATTGTAAAAGGTGACTTAAACCGCTTCTTCGCGGGCGATCCATCTGCTGGACTATTCATGACAGGATTCTTCCCAATCATGATGTTCGCAATGCCAGCGATCGCACTCGCTATCGTACACACAGCGAAGCCTGAAAATCGTAAAACGGTTGCATCCATCTTCTTAAGTACAGCAATCGCAGCGTTCTTGACAGGTATTACTGAGCCAGTAGAATTCGCATTCATGTTCGCTGCTCCATTACTATATGGTATCCATGCTGTTTTAACAGGTGTTATTGGATTTATCATTGTTGAATTGGGCGTACGTCTAGGCTTTGGGTTCTCTGCTGGTCTTATTGATTATCTTGTTAACTTTAAATGGTCGCAAAAACCACTTCTGCTTTGGCCGATCGGTCTTGCTACCTTCGTGATTTACTACTTCTTGTTCCGTATTATGATTACGAAGCTTAACCTGAAAACTCCAGGTCGTGAAGATGATTTCGTAGCGGCAACAGATGGTGGTACTGCTAAAGGTAACGATGCTATGAAGGAAAAAGCGGAAAAAGTTTTAGCAAACATCGGTGGTAAAGAAAATATCAAGAACATTGACGCGTGTATTACTCGTTTGCGCTTGGTAGTAAACGATGATCAAAAAATAAATGATGCAGCCCTGAAGCAACTAGGTGCAGCAGGTGTTATGCGTCTGGGTCAAGGTAGTGTGCAGGTAGTCTTTGGTACACAATCTGAAATTCTAAAAGATGAGATTAAAAAACTGTAA
- a CDS encoding PTS glucose transporter subunit IIA has protein sequence MFSKLFSRKKEVQPTLLLAPLTGKAVNLEEVPDPVFSQKIAGDGLAIEPTEGVLVAPVDAEVVHLFNTGHAIGLQTADGAEILMHIGIDTVNLNGEGFSAKVTTGQNVKAGDTLIEFDLDIIKKAGYPAITPIIITNSDAVESMKHFVGASVSRGQDKVLEVTLKA, from the coding sequence ATGTTTAGTAAATTATTTTCTCGTAAAAAAGAAGTTCAACCAACTCTACTGCTAGCACCCCTAACAGGTAAGGCAGTTAACTTAGAAGAAGTACCAGATCCTGTATTCTCTCAAAAAATTGCTGGTGACGGTTTGGCTATCGAACCAACTGAAGGCGTGTTGGTAGCACCTGTTGACGCGGAAGTAGTTCATTTGTTTAACACAGGACACGCAATCGGTTTGCAGACAGCTGATGGAGCTGAAATCTTGATGCATATTGGTATCGATACCGTTAACTTAAACGGCGAAGGGTTCTCTGCGAAAGTAACGACGGGCCAAAATGTCAAAGCGGGCGATACTCTGATTGAATTTGATCTAGATATCATTAAAAAAGCGGGCTATCCTGCGATCACACCAATCATTATTACAAACAGCGATGCCGTAGAAAGCATGAAACACTTTGTAGGTGCTTCAGTATCGCGTGGTCAGGACAAAGTTCTTGAAGTAACCCTTAAAGCCTAA
- the rbsC gene encoding ribose ABC transporter permease (functions to transport ribose at high affinity; forms a complex with RbsA2C2B), with product MQAQAKPALKLKGNFLQQMGPLLGLLLLVIILSIVSSDFLTVSNIFNVLRQVSINALIAFGMTFVILTGGIDLSVGSTLALSSALSAGMMASGSDPFLAIVVGLLAGLVMGAFNGFLVAKGNVAPFIATLATMTVFRGLTLVYTEGKPITGLPDSFGMVGKSFFLQIPMPVIWMLLSFIVLYFILKHTTFGRHVYALGSNEEATRLSGISTTKVKIWVYSISGLFASLAGIILTSRLNSAQPTAGTSYELDAIAAVVLGGTSLSGGKGWIVGTLIGAMIIGVLNNGLNLLNVSSFYQLVAKGAVILIAVLLDRSKK from the coding sequence ATGCAAGCACAAGCGAAACCAGCGCTTAAATTAAAAGGGAATTTTTTGCAACAGATGGGTCCGTTATTAGGTCTGTTGCTGCTGGTCATCATATTGTCTATCGTCAGCTCCGATTTTCTAACGGTAAGTAACATTTTTAATGTATTACGCCAAGTGTCAATTAATGCTCTGATTGCCTTTGGAATGACCTTCGTTATTTTAACAGGTGGGATTGACTTATCAGTAGGTTCTACTTTGGCTTTATCAAGCGCGTTGTCAGCGGGGATGATGGCCAGCGGTAGCGATCCGTTCTTAGCAATCGTGGTTGGACTGTTGGCAGGTCTAGTAATGGGTGCTTTCAATGGATTTTTAGTAGCAAAGGGCAATGTAGCTCCATTTATCGCAACACTGGCAACCATGACCGTGTTCCGAGGATTGACGCTTGTTTATACAGAGGGAAAACCAATTACAGGTTTACCAGATAGCTTCGGAATGGTAGGGAAAAGCTTCTTTTTACAAATTCCGATGCCGGTTATCTGGATGTTACTTTCCTTTATCGTGTTGTATTTCATCTTAAAACATACGACATTTGGTCGTCATGTATACGCTTTAGGGAGCAATGAAGAGGCAACCAGATTATCAGGAATTTCCACCACTAAGGTAAAAATCTGGGTGTATTCTATCAGCGGGTTGTTTGCATCCTTAGCAGGTATTATTTTGACCTCACGTCTTAACTCTGCCCAACCAACGGCAGGTACGTCCTATGAGCTAGATGCCATCGCGGCAGTCGTTCTGGGGGGAACCAGTCTCTCTGGTGGTAAAGGCTGGATTGTTGGTACCTTGATCGGTGCCATGATTATCGGTGTGTTGAATAACGGTCTTAACCTGTTGAATGTATCATCTTTCTATCAACTGGTGGCTAAAGGGGCAGTCATCCTGATTGCCGTTTTGTTGGACCGTTCTAAAAAATAA